In Alphaproteobacteria bacterium, the genomic window AAAGGAGTTTTTATCCATGCAAAAAATCAAAGATATATCTAATATTAAACAAATAAGTGGCAAAATTTTTGTTTACACTGATAAGGAAGAAAAAGATCATTTATGTCTAGAGCAAAAAGACGGCTCTCATAAAGAAATTGATTGTAAGAAATCTATATATTATTTCTCGAATGGCGATTATTCTTATGTTGATGGTAGAGGTACTTCTCATCTTATGAGAAAAGATAAAGAGACTGGAAAATATATTGAAATTGCAAAGGGTAGAACGGTTGATTCATATAAAAATGGAATTTTTGTTTATGAAGATTCAAAAGGCACATTACATTTACAAAGAATTGATGAAAAAACAAAAGAGAAACAAACTGTAATTAGTGGTGAAGATATTTTTGCTCATGCTAATGGTGATTTTTCTTATGAAGATGAAAACGGAGTAGAAAAATTATTTAAATTTGATAAGAAAAAAGGATCTCATAAAGAGGTAATACAAGCAAAAGATATTAATCTTTACTCTAACGGAGATTTCGAGTTTGAAAAAGATTCTAAAAGATATTTAAAAAGATTTAATGCAGCTAGTGGACAGTATAAACTTATGGCTAGCGGAGAAGATGTAACTTCTTTCAAAAATGGCGATTATGCTACAAAAGATAGAAAAAATAAATGGCATCTAAAGAGGTTTAATGCAAAAACAAATAAATATGAAGAGCTTTGTGTTGGTTATGATGTTAAATCATTCGCAAATGGAGATATTGCTTTTAAAAATCATTTAGATATTTGGTCTTTATTAAGAAAAGCTCCAAGAGCTAGAAAATATAAAGTTATATGTGAAGGTGTTGATGTAAGATCATTTGATAATGGCGACTATGCTTATAAAGATGTGGATGGTGTATGGCATTTAATTGTTATGAACCAAAAAACAGGTAAGGGCGAAACAGCTGTTGTTGCAAAAGCAAAAGCTTTCAAAAGATTTGGAAATGGAGATTATGGATTAAAAGATACAAAAGGTGTTTGGAATCTTTTAAGATTAAACAAATCTAAAACTAAATATAAAATAATTTCAAAAGGTGCAGAAGTATTTTCTTATGCAAATGGAGATTATAAATATCGTGAACTTAATAGTAAAATAGAACATCTATTTAGATGGTCGGATGAAATAAAAGACTACGAAGAAATTATCATTGGAGAAGAAATCTCAAGATACAGAGATGGTGATGTGAAGTTTAAGAAAAGCCAATGGTATGCTATTTCTAGAAGAAATGAAGAGTCTAAACAATTTGAGATAATTGCTCTTGGTGAAATGGTTAAAAAATATGCTGGAGATAAAATCTATATATATAATAAAGGAACTTTAGAGGTTGCTAATAAAGAGGATATTCCAAAGCAGATTAAAAGATACAAAACTCTTGAGGCAAAAGCAAAAGCTAAAGTCGAAGCTAAGGCGAAAGCTCCTGCTAAGAAAACAGCGAAAGCTCCTGTTAAAAAGAAAGCTCCTGCTAAGAAAACAGCAAAAACTGTTACTAAAAAGAAAACTACAAAAACAGTTGTTAAGAAAACAAATAAAGTTGTTGCTAAAAAAGCTCCAGCAAAAGTGGTTAAGCTTAAAGTTAAACAAACTGCTGGTGATAATAAAAACTTGGACGCTTTATCAGCTTAAGAATTATCGCTTTTTTAATAAATTAATCTCCTACTATTTTTGTGGGAGATTGATTTTTTAAGGGTATATTAATTTTTGCTTTTAATTTTTATCTTTTTATAGTATAAGTAGTTATATGTTTACAATATATAAAATTTTTAGTTATTTGATAAGTCCAATATTACCTTTATTTCTTGTTATTAGAGAAAAAAAGGGTAAAGAAGATCCTCTGAGAAAAAGAGAGAAGCTTGGTTATTATACTGTTAATAGACCAAAGGGAAAGCTTTTATGGATACATTGTGCAAGTGTTGGTGAATCTAACTCGGCATTGGCTCTTATAGATAGAATTTTAAAAGATAAAAAAATAAAAGTTTTAATGACTACAGGGACTTTGTCATCGGCTAAGCTTATGGCAAAGAAATTGCCAAAAGGGGCAATCCACCAATTTGTTCCACTAGATGTTCCTGCTGTTGTGAATAGGTTTCTTAATTATTGGAAGCCAGATTCTGTTATTTGGACTGAGTCAGAAATATGGCCAAATATATTAATGCAATTAAAACAAAGAAATATTCCTGTTGCCTCAATAAATGCAACTATTTCAGATAAGTCTTTTAATAGTTGGAAGAAACATCCTAAAATGATAAAAGATATTCTTTCTTCTTTCTCAGTTATTTTAGCACAGACAAACAAAAAAGTGAGAATGTTGAGAGAGCTTGGTGGTAAGAATGTAAAGAATGTTGGTAATCTAAAGTTTACAACAAATGCTCCTGAAGTAAATAACGAGAAATTAGCAGAGCTAAAGAAATCTCTAAGGGGAAGAAAAGTAGTTTGTTTCTCGTCTACTCATAAAGGAGAAGAACAAATAGCAATCAATATTCATAAAAACTTAAGCAAAAAGTTTAAAAACTTAATTACTATAATTTTACCTAGGCATCCAAATAGAAGAGATGAAATTAAATCTTTACTAGATAGAGCTGAGTTAAATTACTCTTTGCGAAGTGAAGGAGAATTACCTTCTAAGGGAAAAGACATATATGTAGCAGATACTTTTGGAGAAGTTGGAATTTTTTATAGTATTTCTCCTATAGTTTTTATGGGAGGGTCTTTGAGTCCTTATCATGATGGCGGACATAATCCTATAGAGCCAGCTAAATTTGGTTGTGCGGTTTTAAGTGGTACAAAGATTTCAGCTTTTGAGACTATATTTGATTCTTTAAAAAAAGCTACAAAAATTGTAAAAGATGAAAAAGCTTTAGAGCGAGCAATTCTTTCTTTGCTGAAAGATGATAGCAAAAGAAAGATTTTGTCAAAAGAAGCAACAAAAGTGGTTGGCAAAGACAACACAATTATAGAAGATATACTAAAAGAAATTAAAAAAGCAGGAGTTCTGTAATTATGAAAGCTCCTAAGTTCTGGCAAAAACATTTTTCTATTATATCAATAATATTATCTCCATTGGGGTTGGTTTATAATGCTGTTACAAAAGCAAGAGTTAATTGTAAGCATAAATATTCTGCTAATATTCCTGTTATATGTATAGGCAATATAACTGCAGGAGGAAATGGTAAAACTCCTACAGCTATGGCAATTGCTGATATTTTTCAACAGAGCAAAAAGAAAGTTTGCTTTGTATCAAAAGGTTATGGTGCAAGCATAGATAAAACAATGCCTGTAGTTGTTAACTCTAAGAAGCATACTGCTGCTGAAGTTGGCGATGAGCCTTTAATGCTTGCTCAGAAAGCTATGTGTATAATATGTGATTCTAGAGAGAAAGCTCTTATTATGGCTGAAAATCTCCAAGTTGACTTTATTATCTTAGATGATGGATTTCAAGATGGAAGTATAGAGAAATCTGTTAGTTTAATAGTTGTAGATGCTACACAAGGATTTGGAAATGGCAAATGTATTCCTGCGGGTCCTTGTAGAGAAAATATAGAAGAGGCTCTAATGAGAGCAAATGCTTGTATTTTAATAGGAGAAGATATTTATAATTTAGAAGAATTTGTTTCTCAGTTTATTCCTGTAATAAGAGCTAAAATCAAACCTAAAAAAATTAGGCTAAGAAAAAATGTTTTTGCTTTTGCAGGTATTGGTAACCCAAATAAATTTTATAAGTCTCTAGAAGAGATTGGTTGTGTGAACTTTGAAACTAAATCTTTTAAAGATCATCATAAATATACTAAAAAAGATTTATCTAAATTCCCTAAAGATAAGCAGTTGGTTACTACAATGAAAGATTATGTTAAGTTGCCTCAAGATTTTAAGGAAAAGGTAAAGGTTTTGGAAATTAAATTAGATATAGAGAATAAAAAAGATTTGAAAG contains:
- a CDS encoding 3-deoxy-D-manno-octulosonic acid transferase; its protein translation is MFTIYKIFSYLISPILPLFLVIREKKGKEDPLRKREKLGYYTVNRPKGKLLWIHCASVGESNSALALIDRILKDKKIKVLMTTGTLSSAKLMAKKLPKGAIHQFVPLDVPAVVNRFLNYWKPDSVIWTESEIWPNILMQLKQRNIPVASINATISDKSFNSWKKHPKMIKDILSSFSVILAQTNKKVRMLRELGGKNVKNVGNLKFTTNAPEVNNEKLAELKKSLRGRKVVCFSSTHKGEEQIAINIHKNLSKKFKNLITIILPRHPNRRDEIKSLLDRAELNYSLRSEGELPSKGKDIYVADTFGEVGIFYSISPIVFMGGSLSPYHDGGHNPIEPAKFGCAVLSGTKISAFETIFDSLKKATKIVKDEKALERAILSLLKDDSKRKILSKEATKVVGKDNTIIEDILKEIKKAGVL
- the lpxK gene encoding tetraacyldisaccharide 4'-kinase; translated protein: MKAPKFWQKHFSIISIILSPLGLVYNAVTKARVNCKHKYSANIPVICIGNITAGGNGKTPTAMAIADIFQQSKKKVCFVSKGYGASIDKTMPVVVNSKKHTAAEVGDEPLMLAQKAMCIICDSREKALIMAENLQVDFIILDDGFQDGSIEKSVSLIVVDATQGFGNGKCIPAGPCRENIEEALMRANACILIGEDIYNLEEFVSQFIPVIRAKIKPKKIRLRKNVFAFAGIGNPNKFYKSLEEIGCVNFETKSFKDHHKYTKKDLSKFPKDKQLVTTMKDYVKLPQDFKEKVKVLEIKLDIENKKDLKEVLK